In Crassostrea angulata isolate pt1a10 chromosome 4, ASM2561291v2, whole genome shotgun sequence, one genomic interval encodes:
- the LOC128179566 gene encoding uncharacterized protein LOC128179566: MRTIVAKLADQILFSTYRQFFPGCYVSTPRAMSTRFWDGKNFTKVEDFSKVDQFDRDKSRDEVESEKILEKLGEDDYRVSPRPTLQAAPRGLKYRKKYIQELESHVKQEEKFSIENIEKILGEMVAAQQQQKKEKTPKGLDEIKDEFSLLKNERPPHPYGSKQKKCIICEYDVHLDYKNVRLLSQFVSNHTGMIYHRGITGLCIPMQKHIASLIKTSRAFGFMPYSNKMMEFQADPDIRQKDRS; this comes from the exons ATGCGGACCATTGTGGCAAAATTGGCCGatcagattttattttcaacGTACAGACAATTTTTCCCAG gATGTTATGTTTCAACCCCACGAGCAATGTCAACTCGGTTCTGGGATGGAAAAAATTTCACCAAAGTTGAAGATTTCAGTAAGGTGGACCAGTTTGACAGAGATAAATCAAGAGATGAAGTGGAATCTGAGAAAATCTTGGAAAAGCTCGGAGAAGATGATTACCGTGTGAGCCCCAGACCTACTCTACAGGCGGCACCAAGGGGGCTCAAATATAGGAAAAAGTACATACAAGAACTGGAGAGTCACGTGAAACAAGAAGAAAAATTCAGCATTGAAAATATAGAAAAGATTCTCGGGGAAATGGTCGCTGCCCAACAGCAGCAGAAGAAAGAGAAGACACCCAAGGGATTGGATGAAATAAAAGATGAA TTCTCCCTATTAAAGAATGAAAGGCCTCCTCACCCATATGGTTCTAAGCAAAAAAAATGCATCATTTGTGAATATGATGTCCACCTTGATTACAAA AATGTGCGGTTGCTGAGTCAGTTTGTGTCCAATCACACGGGGATGATATACCATCGCGGAATCACAGGGCTGTGCATCCCCATGCAGAAACACATCGCCAGTCTCATCAAAACATCCCGAGCCTTCG GTTTCATGCCTTACTCCAACAAGATGATGGAGTTCCAAGCAGACCCTGATATTCGACAAAAAGACAGGAgctaa